From one Lolium rigidum isolate FL_2022 chromosome 4, APGP_CSIRO_Lrig_0.1, whole genome shotgun sequence genomic stretch:
- the LOC124650498 gene encoding V-type proton ATPase subunit E yields the protein MNDADVGKQIQQMVRFIQQEAEEKASEISVAAEEEFNIEKLQLVESEKRKIRQDYERKQKQVDVRRKIEYSMELNAARIKVLQAQEDIVSEMRENTCKTLLRVTKDTNVYRKILKGLIVQSLLRLREPSVVLRCREADRVHVEPVLEAAKKEYAEKSKVNLPKIIIDGRVYLPPQRINDAGHGPSCWGGVVLASQDGKIVCDNTLDARVDVSFRQKLPEIRKKLYGQ from the exons ATGAACGATGCCGACGTCGGGAAGCAGATCCAGCAGATGGTCCGGTTCATCCAGCAGGAGGCCGAGGAGAAAGCCAGCGAGATCTCGGTTGCCGCAGAGGAG GAGTTCAACATAGAGAAGCTGCAGCTGGTGGAGTCGGAGAAGAGGAAGATCAGGCAGGACTACGAGCGCAAGCAGAAGCAGGTGGACGTACGCAGGAAGAT TGAGTACTCAATGGAGCTGAACGCGGCGCGCATCAAGGTGCTGCAGGCGCAGGAGGACATCGTGAGCGAGATGAGGGAGAACACGTGCAAGACGCTCCTCCGCGTCACCAAGGACACCAACGTCTACAGGAAGATCCTCAAGGGCCTCATCGTGCAG AGCCTGCTCCGGCTGCGTGAGCCGTCGGTGGTGCTGCGGTGCAGGGAGGCGGACCGCGTCCACGTGGAGCCGGTGCTGgaggcggccaagaaggagtacgccGAGAAGAGCAAGGTGAACCTCCCCAAGATCATCATCGACGGCAGGGTCTACCTCCCACCGCAGAGGATCAACGACGCCGGGCATGGACCCTCCTG CTGGGGAGGCGTCGTGCTCGCGTCGCAGGACGGCAAGATCGTCTGCGACAACACGCTGGACGCCAGGGTGGACGTCTCCTTCAGGCAAAAGCTTCCTGAG AtcaggaagaagctctacggtcaGTAG